The genomic segment CACtgcctttgtttacatatttacaaatatacTTAATTGATTGTACAGAACTGCAAAGCTCAACATTGATATGAGCTTTGTAAGTTTTTGAAAGTAGTGGTGAGTATGGTACCACCCACTGATTATCAAACTCAACTTGATTTGGAAAGTTCGGCAGTCGCATTGTAAATGTGTGGCCACCATTCTCAGTACTTCTGCGGCGATACATTGGATAAAGATCAATATCCGTGATCGTGTCATTCGTATGCGgctttgggaagttttttttacattttccattTTCCATGCACGGTGACGTCATGTTGAAAGCACCGCATGGCCCATGGATCATGTGTTTGgtgacaatatcaaataattcttgatCAATTAATGGGTCTGAAATTTCGGCTGAAATTATTTGATCGATTTCTTCAGGACGGATTCTATCTTTAAGCCAAACCAAAATGTGGGCATGAGGCAAACCTCGCTTTTGCCACTCTATCGTATACAGCCAACAACGTGTGataccaaaaattaaatatttaacaataaaatcaaTTAAGGATTTCAATTTTGGTTTAAACACACGTGCAGTTAAATCATGACGATGAATGGCTTGTTGTCCTGACAATAGTAAAGTTTGTATCTCTTCCCAATTCGGATTACATGtgaatgtaataaataaatccgGTCGGCCGTAATGACGTACGTAAGTCATCGCATCTTGTATGTATTCCTGCATGTTCCGTGGACTGCCGATGTAGCTTGAAGGTAAAATGAAAGCATTACCGATGTCATTGGGATTTAAATTTCGATCGATGTTTCCAGCAACAGCATCTCGTAAGTGAATATATTCTTCCGATCGTAGTTTTGCCTGGTTGAATCGAAGGAATCGCAAGCGTTCGCTTTCGACCTTAGCATACATATCAACAATGTATTGATGGAACAGCTGACGATATCGAAGGATATAATTGTCTTGATGTTGCCTTACCATTATTCGGTGTGCGTAGTATTTCATTGAGCTAACTTTATTATTTCTGTAAtcacctaaaaaataaaaaataaaatgcaatacaaaattaaaatctatacataCAGTAAGAAAGTAAATAGATAATTGTCAAATTTACCGGTATTTGGATCTTACTGTTTGATATTAAGGTGATATTTATCTTGTCCTTGCCAAAATATCAATGGATATTGTAGTGCGTCATATGAACGGTGTAGATCCGAAATCGTACTGACAGTGTTGTCTCGCCGTGTAATTTTTATAGATCTTTTGTCAACTGGATCACCAACCATGATAACAGCAACCTCATCAACAGTTGGAGCGTTGAATCTACCAGCATCTAATGGTACTTTGTCGGCTTTTATGACGATTTGATAATTGTCATTTTGCAGTCGTGGCGAAACTCTTTTGATCAATTGAATTAGTTGATTGTGATCttctaaaaaattttccaataatatCACAATTGCTCTTTCCTCTGCTTGTTCAATAAAATTATACAGACACCGAGTCGTCACGCGCTCTTCACAATCGCccataaaataaatttgaagaaatttCGGATTGTTATCAGGCATTGGCATCAGTGATCCGATTTTATGGTACACCTGGCCTTGAATTTTGAATGTAGTTTCAAAATTACGTCCATCGGATGCACGATCGCAAATTTTAGTTgccccaaatgacgtcatttggaaGCAAGAATTAAATTTGCGTATCTTACGCAAAAATAATTTGGAATCATCTGAATTGCCAGTAAGAAGGGATAATAAAGACTCCGGCGGAGCGGGTAGAGGTGACAGCACAACTTTTCCTGATGCACAGCATATGCCGGCTGCTTCATTCCGAAATTTCAATGCCTGACAATATTGACATAATTTATCCATTCCACCGATAGCAATTTTTGAATGCGCTGAGTAGTTAATATCTGGTGCATATTCAAAGGCAAGCCGAACGAATGATGCACGTGTTAATGAGCGGCTGATCCGTTGCCTTTGTCGATCTAGTACTCGTACTGTAGCTATGTTTTGTTCTCGTGCCGCTCTTGTTCTCGTAATATTCTGTTGCAGACGTTCGTCACGCTGTTCTTGAGATTCTTGTGCACGACTTTCTGCAGTCCTGATTCTTTGAGCTGCATTTCTTGTTTCGATTTGTTCTGGTAAGTGCTGAGCTCTTTCAACACGTGGTAATTATGCTATTAAAATGTATCTTATATGACACGTTCGTAGATTTACCATAGCAGCGCCATCTATTGATTACTTACTCAACCCAGTCGAAAGGTATCGACATCTGTTAGAATCATTTAGAGTTAACAGATAATTGTGACTGTCAAATAATAACAGACaaataattagcaataaattaaaattgcgaCTATAATTTGAGATTTAAACTATCCTATCTCTCAAGTTGGATCGAACTGCACATGGTGTGCGAATTTTATTATAATCGGTTAATTGGTTTAGGAGTCCATTGAAGACAAACATTGTGACAcgagatttatatatattaagataATCCTGCATCGCAACAGTAGACATTTCGCAAAAATTAGACAAGCTTTGTTAAGATTATGTTATGTCGATGAGCAGCTCCGAATGTCCACGCTGCTATGATTAATTGAATTATATGTAACCattttataagccaaaaaatagTTATAATTTGTTAGTCTGTGCTTCATTAAATACACAACACCAAGGTCATGAGAAAAGAGAAGTAATATGATTTGTGTTAAGTGTAATGTGGCTATAAGCATAATAGTTTATTGAGATtaattagtgttgcccaaatgcaagaacaagacaaGACTtaggcagtcttggtcttggtcttgcgccaatacaccttgtcttggtcttggtcttggtattgcactcccggtcttggtcttggtcttgcagcaagagtcttgcaagtcttgcagttacccattagcctattgctatttattaaacgttactttagatcttagaacaacgtaacagagaaagtacattttaagcttgaattaacatagccataataaagaccaaccaaattaataaatgtctaaacaactgacaccggATAGgatttgaagccacgatctaagtgactcgtgcctatgctctaactaacttaGCTATCTACCATGCCTCACGAAAgacaatctgtttcttaataaacgtttgcattataagcttacatgtgctaaaacatggttaaaacacaaacaaaaacaaattaatgacataaacttgactgtattgTAAAGAAgattatctgcctagaaaggaATTGATAGACcatatatgaaataaaaatcttaaaaaagattggtacgtggcaaaaaatccacatacatgtatcaagggcacagattctttagttgataagataacaaactataatctacttattaaagcaaaataaatgttgttAACAATCTTAGctttacttttatataaaaatattaacttgaaaaaattaagaataggtaaaaaatgataatcaaaagaacttattttaaattaaggagatagctacttaataaatacattagtttaccaaaataaagtagtaggtatataatatatgtaattggtaataaaataataaatatatttttttacatgtccactttttccagcggttattaaaaagcttgtgatatctccaccggatttttttttcaggaagaaatatttgtaattcctttttgtgaaaagatattagatgcttccttaaacgtGGCGTGTtactgtttttcattttcatttaaacCTTTCTATGTAGACACAATTTACACAAAACcatttgggatgcatgaattgaaaaacatatcaaatttgcttttaggtcttttagatctataactccaacgctcactactccgactagaactatttgaatcgttgtccctcatgtcaaattgcaaacttgtCACTCtgggaacaacaaggattagatgaaaaacaattatcaCATTAGAGtcaaaggaaagctcaattgggacTGAAGTTTattgatgtcgaaaaagtaactactactAGTTACTCTATGTTCGTTACTATGAAATACtataagtatctaataacaaaccaagaattatatatatatatatatatatatatatatatatatatatatatatatatatatatatatatatatatatcgttacttcgttattctaaatatttcggtattttgtttacacggtaggcgacattatctgttattaatttgtctcgttacttttgaatattagccgcgctatttcagcaaattttgtttaaccgaatgatctcatcgcacactcagcagaaacaatgtttTAGGCCTgaaaaagaatgtacaaaatttttacattgtaattatgacctctgtcATAACATGACACGTGTCAAATgagttttttaatgaatattttgatttggtatgtatgtttatggtattgttcgtaatgcgcataagtaaagtttttcaaatttttattacatatttttttgcgtctcagaGTCTTTGAGCATATACCAGAAATAatatactcgctaaaacgacactcagtcctaactgcaagacgcaagagtctcgcatgcttagtcttgttcttgcttaaatcttgcacggtcagtcttggtcttgctcTTGCTTAAAtaaggcggtcttggtcttggttttacgaaaacgcaagaacaagaccaagtctgcaagaccaagaccgattttgggcaacactagacaaaatatcttaaaaaatataattgccaGTATCTTGCCACCTAAAGGTTTAATAGTATTTTAGAAGAATGTCTTATATATAAACTtcgtacatttttttaatattatgtttaCTATCGTTCTTAAATAATCTGACCATTTAGATTTGCTCACTTTTGAAGAAGCTGTTTTTAGTAtaccaaacaaatttttactttaAACACTAGAATTTTGGAAGAAATGGGGAACAGGAAAGAAATTAAATGAATACGTGTATTTTCTAAGGTATCATACAAAAAATATCTATCCTTTcgagatttcgagaaggctttcgattctatatatcctaAAAGTAACAAAGGCTTTGACCAACCAaagcattgacaaaccgtacgtAGAGACTGTAGCAAATATacacagacaagcaaaagctaa from the Diabrotica undecimpunctata isolate CICGRU chromosome 1, icDiaUnde3, whole genome shotgun sequence genome contains:
- the LOC140434868 gene encoding uncharacterized protein, which encodes MSIPFDWVEAQHLPEQIETRNAAQRIRTAESRAQESQEQRDERLQQNITRTRAAREQNIATVRVLDRQRQRISRSLTRASFVRLAFEYAPDINYSAHSKIAIGGMDKLCQYCQALKFRNEAAGICCASGKVVLSPLPAPPESLLSLLTGNSDDSKLFLRKIRKFNSCFQMTSFGATKICDRASDGRNFETTFKIQGQVYHKIGSLMPMPDNNPKFLQIYFMGDCEERVTTRCLYNFIEQAEERAIVILLENFLEDHNQLIQLIKRVSPRLQNDNYQIVIKADKVPLDAGRFNAPTVDEVAVIMVGDPVDKRSIKITRRDNTVSDYRNNKVSSMKYYAHRIMVRQHQDNYILRYRQLFHQYIVDMYAKVESERLRFLRFNQAKLRSEEYIHLRDAVAGNIDRNLNPNDIGNAFILPSSYIGSPRNMQEYIQDAMTYVRHYGRPDLFITFTCNPNWEEIQTLLLSGQQAIHRHDLTARVFKPKLKSLIDFIVKYLIFGITRCWLYTIEWQKRGLPHAHILVWLKDRIRPEEIDQIISAEISDPLIDQELFDIVTKHMIHGPCGAFNMTSPCMENGKCKKNFPKPHTNDTITDIDLYPMYRRRSTENGGHTFTMRLPNFPNQVEFDNQWVVPYSPLLSKTYKAHINVELCSSVQSIKYICKYVNKGSDLAIFEVQNINKNDEIARYQMGRYISSNEAIWHILSFPIHQRDPAVQHLAIHLENGQRVYFTEENVLQRAFEAPKTTLTEFFTLCQKPDVFGQFAKTLVFGDVARYFTWNKFSKKWEPRKQGKPHPSITGIFKANTLGRLYTVHPKQRECFYLRLLLVNVPGPTSFEFLRTVNGRVFNTYQNVCRELQLLEDDNH